CATAAGTGATATATTCCCGTATTTTCTACGAATACTTCGATTTCAGTACCCGACAATTCACATTCGACAATCTTTCCGAAATTAATTGTGTTTTGAATATACGTATCATAATATTTTTCAAATAGAAAAACTTTTTTTTGAGGAAGCGTGAAATAAATACCTGGATTCATATGCATATTTATTTTCTTAATTTTCTTTAATTTACAGAATCTAATAGTATCTATGACTGTTTTAATATGAGCATCCAATACATTTTCATTAAAGGCCCAAATGTTGAGATCTTCCGGTAAGTGAATAGAGTATTCCAGGCTGCCAATTTTCAAGTCTTCCATTTCTTTCAACTGAAATTGAGGAAGATTCATATTTATCTCTAATAAATCAAGATTTAACTCATTGCACAATCTCACATTATCATACAGTGAATCCAATTCGATTAGAGTAGGCATACCCAGCTTACATTTCTGCGATAACATTTTAAAAAACTTCTTTTTTATTCATTACAAACTCATGATACAAACTGCATGGTTGGTTAAAAAAATTTCCAATTACCGATGAATATCCAAATTGTTTTTTGAACATCAGCGACACTCCACTGGCAATCCAAACGGAGAATTCTGCAATATCTGAAATATTTACTGAAAGATCTGTTATGGGTAATATTCGGTTGCCTTTTATATGAGAAATAATACCAGAAACTGTCCTTGCAATAAAAAGGAAATCTAAAACAATAATTATCAGACTATAGATTTTTCCTGAAGCAAAATATTTCACTATCTGTTTTACATTCCTATTCTCAGTTAATGAGATGTGCCATAAATAGGCATTTTTAATATTTTTGTAAAATAAATTGTATCAGCGAAAACAATA
The Spirochaeta isovalerica genome window above contains:
- a CDS encoding sugar phosphate isomerase/epimerase family protein; translated protein: MDSLYDNVRLCNELNLDLLEINMNLPQFQLKEMEDLKIGSLEYSIHLPEDLNIWAFNENVLDAHIKTVIDTIRFCKLKKIKKINMHMNPGIYFTLPQKKVFLFEKYYDTYIQNTINFGKIVECELSGTEIEVFVENTGIYHLWFIRKAVEELLKINCFKLTWDVGHEFSSGTNDSEFLAANKKYINHLHLHDAIGSNNHLPLGTGQINIDRIMDMAGQYIKSIIFETKTVDGLIESVEFYRKHIHDTI